A window of Diadema setosum chromosome 2, eeDiaSeto1, whole genome shotgun sequence contains these coding sequences:
- the LOC140246184 gene encoding glucose-6-phosphate 1-dehydrogenase-like isoform X1, which translates to MTDSGRVMELVNLWESGLSMLKESMNQDDEVPHIFVVLGASGDLAKKKIYPTLWWLYKDGLLPKKTTFVGYARSVMSIDELRKRATPYMKLKDGQEEKVNEFFKANRYVKGSYTDDAAFENLNGVLETIEKGQKANRLFYLALPPSVFKDVTTHIKGTCMAKNGWTRVIVEKPFGRDLESSSELSTHLAGLFSEEQLYRIDHYLGKEMVQNLMVLRFGNRIFSPIWNRDNIASIIISFKEPFGTQGRGGYFDEFGIIRDVMQNHLLQILCLTAMEKPSSTNAEDIRDEKVKVLKCMQPLRMEDVVLGQYVGDPEGEGDAREGYLDDPTVPKGSVTPTYALARFMVKNERWDGVPFILRCGKALNERKAEVRVQFRDVPGDIFGNVQRNELVIRVQPNEAVYVKLMTKKPGMQFGTEETELDLTYGSRYKDLPLPDAYERLILDVFCGSQIHFVRNDELAEAWRIFTPLLHEIEEKKPKPISYKYGSRGPAEADELTSKSNFVFTGTYKWSNPNKL; encoded by the exons GGAGACCTAGCAAAGAAGAAGATCTATCCAACACTCTG GTGGCTTTACAAGGATGGTCTGCTTCCAAAGAAGACGACTTTTGTTGGCTACGCCAGGTCTGTCATGTCCATCGACGAACTCAGGAAACGAGCGACTCCCTACATGAAG TTGAAGGATGGGCAGGAGGAGAAAGTGAATGAATTCTTCAAGGCCAACCGGTACGTCAAGGGCTCCTACACGGACGACGCGGCCTTCGAGAACCTGAACGGGGTTCTCGAAACCATCGAGAAAGGCCAGAAGGCAAACAGACTGTTCTACCTTGCTCTTCCTCCATCCGTATTCAAAGATGTCACAACGCACATCAAGGGAACGTGCATGGCAAAGAa TGGCTGGACACGAGTGATCGTGGAGAAACCATTCGGGCGTGACCTGGAGTCGTCCTCGGAGCTCTCGACCCACTTGGCCGGCCTATTCAGCGAGGAGCAGCTGTACCGAATTGACCACTACCTCGGCAAAGAGATGGTGCAGAACCTCATGGTGCTCAG GTTTGGCAACAGGATCTTCAGCCCCATCTGGAATCGAGACAACATTGCCTCTATCATCATATCTTTCAAGGAGCCATTCGGTACCCAGGGTAGAGGAGGCTACTTCGATGAATTTGGAATCATCAG GGATGTGATGCAGAACCACCTGCTACAGATTTTGTGTCTGACAGCCATGGAGAAGCCGTCCTCAACCAATGCAGAGGATATCAGGGATGAGAAG GTCAAAGTTCTGAAATGTATGCAGCCACTGAGGATGGAGGACGTTGTTCTAGGCCAGTACGTGGGCGACCCAGAGGGTGAAGGTGATGCCAGGGAGGGTTACCTGGACGACCCCACTGTACCCAAGGGATCGGTCACGCCCACCTATGCCCTGGCTAGGTTCATGGTCAAGAATGAGAGATGGGATG GTGTACCATTTATTCTCAGATGCGGAAAAG CTCTGAACGAGCGCAAGGCCGAGGTGCGTGTGCAGTTCCGTGACGTGCCGGGTGACATCTTCGGCAACGTGCAGCGCAATGAGCTGGTGATTAGAGTCCAGCCCAACGAGGCGGTCTACGTCAAACTGATGACCAAGAAACCAGGGATGCAGTTTGGTACTGAGGAGACAGAGCTGGACCTGACCTATGGGTCCAGGTACAAG GATCTTCCCCTCCCCGATGCCTATGAGAGGCTGATACTAGACGTCTTCTGTGGAAGTCAGATCCATTTTGTGAGGAACGACGAGCTGGCCGAGGCGTGGCGGATCTTTACCCCTCTCCTACACGagattgaagaaaagaaaccCAAGCCAATTTCCTACAAATATGGCAG CCGAGGACCCGCTGAGGCAGATGAACTGACAAGCAAGAGTAATTTTGTCTTCACCGGTACCTACAAGTGGAGCAACCCAAACAA ACTGTAG
- the LOC140246184 gene encoding glucose-6-phosphate 1-dehydrogenase-like isoform X2, which yields MTDSGRESGLSMLKESMNQDDEVPHIFVVLGASGDLAKKKIYPTLWWLYKDGLLPKKTTFVGYARSVMSIDELRKRATPYMKLKDGQEEKVNEFFKANRYVKGSYTDDAAFENLNGVLETIEKGQKANRLFYLALPPSVFKDVTTHIKGTCMAKNGWTRVIVEKPFGRDLESSSELSTHLAGLFSEEQLYRIDHYLGKEMVQNLMVLRFGNRIFSPIWNRDNIASIIISFKEPFGTQGRGGYFDEFGIIRDVMQNHLLQILCLTAMEKPSSTNAEDIRDEKVKVLKCMQPLRMEDVVLGQYVGDPEGEGDAREGYLDDPTVPKGSVTPTYALARFMVKNERWDGVPFILRCGKALNERKAEVRVQFRDVPGDIFGNVQRNELVIRVQPNEAVYVKLMTKKPGMQFGTEETELDLTYGSRYKDLPLPDAYERLILDVFCGSQIHFVRNDELAEAWRIFTPLLHEIEEKKPKPISYKYGSRGPAEADELTSKSNFVFTGTYKWSNPNKL from the exons GGAGACCTAGCAAAGAAGAAGATCTATCCAACACTCTG GTGGCTTTACAAGGATGGTCTGCTTCCAAAGAAGACGACTTTTGTTGGCTACGCCAGGTCTGTCATGTCCATCGACGAACTCAGGAAACGAGCGACTCCCTACATGAAG TTGAAGGATGGGCAGGAGGAGAAAGTGAATGAATTCTTCAAGGCCAACCGGTACGTCAAGGGCTCCTACACGGACGACGCGGCCTTCGAGAACCTGAACGGGGTTCTCGAAACCATCGAGAAAGGCCAGAAGGCAAACAGACTGTTCTACCTTGCTCTTCCTCCATCCGTATTCAAAGATGTCACAACGCACATCAAGGGAACGTGCATGGCAAAGAa TGGCTGGACACGAGTGATCGTGGAGAAACCATTCGGGCGTGACCTGGAGTCGTCCTCGGAGCTCTCGACCCACTTGGCCGGCCTATTCAGCGAGGAGCAGCTGTACCGAATTGACCACTACCTCGGCAAAGAGATGGTGCAGAACCTCATGGTGCTCAG GTTTGGCAACAGGATCTTCAGCCCCATCTGGAATCGAGACAACATTGCCTCTATCATCATATCTTTCAAGGAGCCATTCGGTACCCAGGGTAGAGGAGGCTACTTCGATGAATTTGGAATCATCAG GGATGTGATGCAGAACCACCTGCTACAGATTTTGTGTCTGACAGCCATGGAGAAGCCGTCCTCAACCAATGCAGAGGATATCAGGGATGAGAAG GTCAAAGTTCTGAAATGTATGCAGCCACTGAGGATGGAGGACGTTGTTCTAGGCCAGTACGTGGGCGACCCAGAGGGTGAAGGTGATGCCAGGGAGGGTTACCTGGACGACCCCACTGTACCCAAGGGATCGGTCACGCCCACCTATGCCCTGGCTAGGTTCATGGTCAAGAATGAGAGATGGGATG GTGTACCATTTATTCTCAGATGCGGAAAAG CTCTGAACGAGCGCAAGGCCGAGGTGCGTGTGCAGTTCCGTGACGTGCCGGGTGACATCTTCGGCAACGTGCAGCGCAATGAGCTGGTGATTAGAGTCCAGCCCAACGAGGCGGTCTACGTCAAACTGATGACCAAGAAACCAGGGATGCAGTTTGGTACTGAGGAGACAGAGCTGGACCTGACCTATGGGTCCAGGTACAAG GATCTTCCCCTCCCCGATGCCTATGAGAGGCTGATACTAGACGTCTTCTGTGGAAGTCAGATCCATTTTGTGAGGAACGACGAGCTGGCCGAGGCGTGGCGGATCTTTACCCCTCTCCTACACGagattgaagaaaagaaaccCAAGCCAATTTCCTACAAATATGGCAG CCGAGGACCCGCTGAGGCAGATGAACTGACAAGCAAGAGTAATTTTGTCTTCACCGGTACCTACAAGTGGAGCAACCCAAACAA ACTGTAG
- the LOC140246184 gene encoding glucose-6-phosphate 1-dehydrogenase-like isoform X3, with translation MLKESMNQDDEVPHIFVVLGASGDLAKKKIYPTLWWLYKDGLLPKKTTFVGYARSVMSIDELRKRATPYMKLKDGQEEKVNEFFKANRYVKGSYTDDAAFENLNGVLETIEKGQKANRLFYLALPPSVFKDVTTHIKGTCMAKNGWTRVIVEKPFGRDLESSSELSTHLAGLFSEEQLYRIDHYLGKEMVQNLMVLRFGNRIFSPIWNRDNIASIIISFKEPFGTQGRGGYFDEFGIIRDVMQNHLLQILCLTAMEKPSSTNAEDIRDEKVKVLKCMQPLRMEDVVLGQYVGDPEGEGDAREGYLDDPTVPKGSVTPTYALARFMVKNERWDGVPFILRCGKALNERKAEVRVQFRDVPGDIFGNVQRNELVIRVQPNEAVYVKLMTKKPGMQFGTEETELDLTYGSRYKDLPLPDAYERLILDVFCGSQIHFVRNDELAEAWRIFTPLLHEIEEKKPKPISYKYGSRGPAEADELTSKSNFVFTGTYKWSNPNKL, from the exons GGAGACCTAGCAAAGAAGAAGATCTATCCAACACTCTG GTGGCTTTACAAGGATGGTCTGCTTCCAAAGAAGACGACTTTTGTTGGCTACGCCAGGTCTGTCATGTCCATCGACGAACTCAGGAAACGAGCGACTCCCTACATGAAG TTGAAGGATGGGCAGGAGGAGAAAGTGAATGAATTCTTCAAGGCCAACCGGTACGTCAAGGGCTCCTACACGGACGACGCGGCCTTCGAGAACCTGAACGGGGTTCTCGAAACCATCGAGAAAGGCCAGAAGGCAAACAGACTGTTCTACCTTGCTCTTCCTCCATCCGTATTCAAAGATGTCACAACGCACATCAAGGGAACGTGCATGGCAAAGAa TGGCTGGACACGAGTGATCGTGGAGAAACCATTCGGGCGTGACCTGGAGTCGTCCTCGGAGCTCTCGACCCACTTGGCCGGCCTATTCAGCGAGGAGCAGCTGTACCGAATTGACCACTACCTCGGCAAAGAGATGGTGCAGAACCTCATGGTGCTCAG GTTTGGCAACAGGATCTTCAGCCCCATCTGGAATCGAGACAACATTGCCTCTATCATCATATCTTTCAAGGAGCCATTCGGTACCCAGGGTAGAGGAGGCTACTTCGATGAATTTGGAATCATCAG GGATGTGATGCAGAACCACCTGCTACAGATTTTGTGTCTGACAGCCATGGAGAAGCCGTCCTCAACCAATGCAGAGGATATCAGGGATGAGAAG GTCAAAGTTCTGAAATGTATGCAGCCACTGAGGATGGAGGACGTTGTTCTAGGCCAGTACGTGGGCGACCCAGAGGGTGAAGGTGATGCCAGGGAGGGTTACCTGGACGACCCCACTGTACCCAAGGGATCGGTCACGCCCACCTATGCCCTGGCTAGGTTCATGGTCAAGAATGAGAGATGGGATG GTGTACCATTTATTCTCAGATGCGGAAAAG CTCTGAACGAGCGCAAGGCCGAGGTGCGTGTGCAGTTCCGTGACGTGCCGGGTGACATCTTCGGCAACGTGCAGCGCAATGAGCTGGTGATTAGAGTCCAGCCCAACGAGGCGGTCTACGTCAAACTGATGACCAAGAAACCAGGGATGCAGTTTGGTACTGAGGAGACAGAGCTGGACCTGACCTATGGGTCCAGGTACAAG GATCTTCCCCTCCCCGATGCCTATGAGAGGCTGATACTAGACGTCTTCTGTGGAAGTCAGATCCATTTTGTGAGGAACGACGAGCTGGCCGAGGCGTGGCGGATCTTTACCCCTCTCCTACACGagattgaagaaaagaaaccCAAGCCAATTTCCTACAAATATGGCAG CCGAGGACCCGCTGAGGCAGATGAACTGACAAGCAAGAGTAATTTTGTCTTCACCGGTACCTACAAGTGGAGCAACCCAAACAA ACTGTAG